From the Labeo rohita strain BAU-BD-2019 chromosome 21, IGBB_LRoh.1.0, whole genome shotgun sequence genome, the window TTTATGATAGGACAAGAGTCCAGTCGAGTCGCCAGTTCATTCATCAAACCTTCATTAATCGACAGCAGCttttatattttggtaaaaagcgGAGCATTTGAGTCGTGCACACTACACAAAACTGACGGGAGCAGCTCCTGCggagactggatataaaactttcagGTGACACACAGCTCATTTCTCCGTCACTGTAAATTACCAAAACTACACATGAAAGCACGCAACACACGGAAGACACGCGTTTGTGCGGCTCTCTCGCACAGAATGATGTGAcggacaactagttgtccagtcCTGGGCTGCGTTTCCAAAAAGCGTCATaagccagtgttgccaagtccgcgttTTTTGCGcagggttgaagtgaccccaataacatcatatttagccctGGAAATACGAATTTACCTGGGGAACCCCGACTAATTTTATCCCCAACTGCCATTTTTAACAGGGACACCCCTCAAAACGCAATTGGGCACGTTTTGaatagcaattgggtgggttttatcgtgaaaacctggcaaccatgTCTTAATTAACTTGATCATAGCtccaaaaatctaaaaatctaaaatcatttcaaacagCTATTTTCTTAACCCCAGGTTATCATCTTTCTGAACATTTCACACTTGTAATAGTAAATACGAGGTGGGGCGTGCTTTTTACCCGGAGCTATAAAACTTTTCCCTGAGTGGAGTTAGCAGCGATTTTGCGGTGTTAACTCTGTTGCAATATCAACCTTGTACAGTGTGAAACGATGCGATGTTATAATGTTATGGGTAGATATTCAGAAACACGCAGTTATGTGCCTCATAATTGCATCCTGTAAACAGTCACAGAAACACTGTGCACCAACTGTAGTTTCAGTATCTGAGGGGGAAATGTCAAATGgtgatttaaaggagaaggACAAAaattgtcatccaaaatgttcatgtctttttttcttctgtcataaagaaatcatgttttttgaggaaaacatttcaggatttctcttcatatagtTACTCTCCAAActgcagcttaaatgcagcttcaaagggctctaaaaaatcccagccgagaaagaagggtcttatctagtgaaacaatcggttattttcttaaaaaaaaaacaaaaaaaaaaaaaaacaatttatatactttttaaccttaaatgctcttcttgcctagctctgcgtgaactctgtgtattccggttcatgacagttagggtaggtcaaaaaactatctcattttcttctccaaaatcatcctacatcgttgttttacctatttttgtaaagggtgtttgatcttctttgcacgttcactttgtaaacactgggtcagtacttctgcagcgatgcaggacAATTTTggaagctggaggagaaaatgagataggagtttttcgacacaccctaagtgtcttgagccagaaaaaaagttcacgcagacctagacaagacgagcttttgaggttaaaatatatatatatatatatatataaaattgtcaatttattttaaaaagtaaccgatcgtttcgctagataagacccttcttttttcACTGGGATTGTtcagagccatttgaagctgcatttaaacacagcacaccacagaagtccactatatggagaaaaatcctgaaatgtttccctcaaactatttttgttctggaagtgaacttctcctttaatttgcaAGGAGAAGAGATTGTTTCATTCTTACTTTTACAGTCCGAAACATCTCTTCGGGAAAACTTGGTAgtacaaaatataatatgagGATGCacaatcagggttgccaggttttcacaacaaaacctgcccaattgcttctcaatactagcccaaaagtagcccattTGCATTGTTTGGCAGGATTCCCcggtaaaaatagcatttcaggggctaaatattatattattgggGTCggttcaacccgcggacatgaaaaacaacccacagtaacagtgttaaagtagcccaattccgcgggaaaaccaCGGACTTAGGAACACTGCACAATGCTAGAACCGTATGTAAACAGTTTGCGATCTGCGATCATCCCTTCACTGACACTGATGCTGACCCAGTGTTTAGAAATGTACAGTGTAAAATGTCCACTTCTGATTAGGCAGCATTAATTTGCTAACACCGGGTAAATTATGAGCAGTGTGAAACTTGAAGCAAGGTAACCAAGGATTCCGTTTACCTAGGGTTTAGAATGACTTAGAGTTAACTATTTCAAGTGTGAAAAGCTCTCTGTTCACCTTAATCTGTCTGGTGGTGTTGAGAAGTTTAACAGTTGTTgatgtatttactttttttttttttttttttttgcatgtttgtttacagAGGAATTCTttatcagtcattttaaaaccCAGCCATATAACAGCACTGATCTGAATGCAGCGAATTTTAACGAGACTACACAGATCGCATACAACATCTCAGACAAGTCGGTTAACTTTCTCAAAAGCCTGCTGGTCACACGTGTCATGCCCTCgttcaacatcatcatcatcctcattaGTTTGCCTCTGAATGCTGTGGCCTTGGTGACATTCGCCTGCAGGATTCGAGAGAAGAAACCAGCAGTAATCTACATGGCTCACCTGGCGTGTGTGGACCTGCTCTTCACCCTGCTGCTGCCTCTGAAGATCCACTACCAGCTGAACGCCTCAGACTGGGTGTTCGGTGAGGCGATGTGTCGTGTGCTCAGTGCAGCTTACTACTGCTACATGTACTGCTCCATACTGCTGATGATGAGCATGAGTGTGGACAGGCTGCTGGCCGTGGTGTTTCCCGTTGCCTCTCTGACCTGGAGGAGTGCAAGGAAAGCcacatgtgtatgtgtgctgGCCTGGCTGCTGGCATTTGCTGGTACAGTGCCGCTTCTCTCCATAGCACAAACATTCAACATAAAGGATGTGGGCGTCACCTGCCACGACATTCTGCATCACACACAGATGTATGCATACCTGTTCTCCATCCTCTCCTGCCTCTACTTCTTCTTGCCTCTGGTCGTCACCTTAGTGAGTTACTCTACCATCATTTATGTGCTCACTACCAAGAATGATCACTTGGCAACATCATCCTCAGACAAGCGAAGGAGAGCTGTGATCATGGCTATAGCTGTGCTGATGGAGTTCGTGGTGTGCTTTGCACCAACAAATGGCATCTTGTTGTACCACTGTGTTCGTTTAGCCACAGGAGGCAGCAGTGAGGAGGGGAAATACTACCTGATTGCTGTGTGTTTGGGGAGCGCAAGTGTTTTCCTGGACCCTCTGCTGTACTACTATGGCTCATCTCAATGCAGAGAGCAGATACGCTCTCAGATCTGGTGGAGGAAGACAAAAAGCACAACCACACCATCAAACACAAATAGTCAAACAAAACCCTCTATTCCGAGCCGCGAGTGAACTCAAGTTTGCAATCAGGTGTGAACTGATGGTGATTTTTTGTagtaaacattaatttataaatacatagtCTGTATTGCACAAGTTTATTCATCTGTATTCAGTTGCTAGTTTTAAATTACTGGAATGCTATGTTTGGTTTTAGCGTTGGTCTTTTCatgaaatatattacatatagcATATTTACAATCATATTGTAAAGCttggaaatgtatttttgatgcaAGAATTGAAATGCATTATGTTTGTTTCTCAAAAGTGAAggtaaaatgtttgtaaaatttgTATAGTCATGATTTTTGTTGCAATATGCATTCTTCTGTAGCAACGCTGATGTGTGTAACTTCCCCATTTACAATCTGCTGTacttaaaataagtataaatgTGAAGACAAAAGAGttgaaaaataaaccaaaacatgtAAATTCTCTTTGCATAAACATCATATATTAGAACACAGTCAACAAAAATGCACAGATgcattatatacatacatttagaCCAGTTAACTTAGTGATTGCTATTGGTATAagaagagactttcaaccagcataaccaaaaatgtttttgaaccaaATCACCTACGCTGCCTTAAAACATTTTGGCAAGTATATCATTGCATGCAGTCCAATCACATTCACAAAACATAAGTTTACTCTCTGGGGCTATATTAACTGGTTTgggttttttatgcattaaCAGAAACTAGGCAGGGAGTTCTGGCATAGTTAAGGAAGGATGATTGagcatatactgtaaaacactACACAAACACATGGACAGTCATCTGCTCTTGTTTAATCAATGTCCTATCATGGTAATTGTGCAAAACTGGATCATAAAGTCATTTCAAATGCAGTTGATCATATAGGCCACAAGATCATTTGAGTAaaaggagcaaaaaaaaaaaaaaagcaaaaaacccGTTGAGAACTACTAGTTTAAACAGGAACAGCAAACCGCATAGACCTCCTGAGGGTGGTGCTCAGTTTTTTCTGAAGTACCTCTTTTCACTGAATTGTCTGTATCACATCCTGGTATAACCACACTGAAGAGACTGGGCACTCTGTGACAGACGCAGCACGGGTGTTTGTCCATCGAGACATTCTGACTTGTGACGACTTTAAAGTCTAGTTAGATTTGATAAGTGCTCATGGAGGTCAAAACTCTTTtgctcttttttatatttatgcatacaTGCGGTAAGTACATCGGTAATTAAAAGTGCTATGACTTTCATGGCTTGCTCATCtgcataatttacattatatgactttttatgaattttgaacTAAATGCAGCACCATTAAAATTGGGGTGAAACATACTAATTAAGGTTCTAAATTTATGCAGGCAGATAAAAACCCTGCATTTGGTCAATTACAATAGGTTGCTAACAATACTTTTTATAGTAGATGGGCCTGTGTTTTGATGGGAGTTATTAAGATAAACATGTTCTTCAAAGCCTCTTATAGCAAATAAAGTCGCCTTTATTTGTCTGGTAATGCCATCAAAACTtaacagtttgtttgtttggttacaGATGGCTCTGAACGCAATTTCCCTGTTGCGACAGAGAACTGTGAGACAACAGACAACGATACCTTTTTGGATGGAAATAATTCTGGTGACTATTTTGGAAAATATTCAGATACATATTCCAGAAACTATTCTGTAACCTGGTTAATAAACTATTCCATGCCAGAGCCTCCAGATAAAGTTTCCAGAACTCGTTAAACAATTAGTAACATCATGTGACATGAGATCCTTACTACAGTtcataatcaaatattttaaatggaatAGCTCATATG encodes:
- the LOC127152189 gene encoding proteinase-activated receptor 1-like, with product MGVKTILFSIILLHACTATFNESSLNSFEQTDELIDDNESSTQMSDEFSLDGLERNFTVMTETYETTENDSFSDGMWYRNNSSDYFGGYPVKNSTNSSEILPMIEQITSEEFFISHFKTQPYNSTDLNAANFNETTQIAYNISDKSVNFLKSLLVTRVMPSFNIIIILISLPLNAVALVTFACRIREKKPAVIYMAHLACVDLLFTLLLPLKIHYQLNASDWVFGEAMCRVLSAAYYCYMYCSILLMMSMSVDRLLAVVFPVASLTWRSARKATCVCVLAWLLAFAGTVPLLSIAQTFNIKDVGVTCHDILHHTQMYAYLFSILSCLYFFLPLVVTLVSYSTIIYVLTTKNDHLATSSSDKRRRAVIMAIAVLMEFVVCFAPTNGILLYHCVRLATGGSSEEGKYYLIAVCLGSASVFLDPLLYYYGSSQCREQIRSQIWWRKTKSTTTPSNTNSQTKPSIPSRE